One Ardenticatenales bacterium DNA segment encodes these proteins:
- a CDS encoding ketopantoate reductase family protein, which yields MKILVFGAGAVGSYLGAKLMEAGHAVTLVCRPLAAEAITHHGLTIMPTKDAERPVAVHPRVVTSLRQAMMPEPQYDLVIPAMKSYDVDTAINELAAFYPQVPWLLTVQNGIGLEEKFMGQFGAQRVVAGSVTIPLNLQAANVIKPERSDRGVAVAPVRQGQDVRQWRDLLQTAGINCVLTPDHRTLKWSKALLNMVGNATAAILNRHPRIVYDYRPTFELEVAMLKEALAVMKKQGIRSIDLPGSPTRKLAWAVRYLPRELLQPLLARAVGSGRGNKLPSFQIDLNAGKTVNEVLYHNGAVAQVGKTLGIPTPVNAALTSVLLRLARGELEREAFSGSPKALLRAVQRFRQQEEGEANARG from the coding sequence ATGAAGATTCTCGTTTTTGGCGCGGGCGCCGTGGGAAGCTACCTCGGCGCAAAACTGATGGAAGCCGGCCACGCCGTCACCCTGGTTTGCCGTCCCCTTGCGGCGGAAGCCATCACCCATCATGGCCTGACCATCATGCCCACAAAGGACGCGGAGCGGCCCGTGGCGGTCCATCCTCGCGTAGTCACCTCGCTGCGGCAGGCAATGATGCCCGAACCGCAATACGATCTGGTCATTCCGGCCATGAAGTCATATGACGTGGATACGGCGATCAACGAACTGGCTGCCTTTTATCCACAGGTCCCGTGGCTGCTGACCGTGCAAAATGGCATTGGCCTTGAAGAAAAGTTCATGGGCCAGTTTGGCGCGCAGCGGGTCGTGGCGGGTTCGGTGACAATCCCGCTGAATTTGCAGGCCGCCAACGTGATCAAGCCGGAGCGGAGTGACCGCGGCGTGGCCGTGGCTCCCGTACGGCAGGGGCAGGACGTGCGTCAATGGCGCGACCTGCTACAAACGGCGGGCATCAACTGCGTGCTCACCCCGGATCATCGCACACTGAAGTGGTCCAAGGCGCTGTTGAACATGGTAGGCAATGCTACGGCGGCCATCCTCAACAGGCATCCGCGTATTGTTTATGATTATCGGCCTACTTTCGAGCTGGAAGTGGCGATGCTAAAGGAGGCATTGGCCGTGATGAAGAAGCAGGGGATCAGGTCGATTGATCTGCCTGGCTCGCCTACGCGGAAGTTGGCCTGGGCCGTACGTTATCTGCCCCGTGAACTGCTACAACCGCTGCTGGCGCGGGCGGTTGGTTCCGGGCGGGGGAATAAATTGCCTTCTTTTCAGATTGATTTGAATGCCGGCAAAACCGTCAACGAAGTCCTCTATCACAATGGGGCTGTGGCGCAGGTGGGCAAAACCCTGGGCATTCCCACGCCCGTCAACGCGGCGCTGACGAGCGTGCTGCTGCGGTTGGCGCGGGGCGAGCTGGAGCGGGAAGCGTTCAGCGGTAGCCCTAAGGCGCTGTTGCGCGCGGTGCAGCGGTTCCGCCAGCAGGAGGAAGGGGAAGCAAATGCGCGTGGATGA
- a CDS encoding class D sortase — MGDRRKVDELSLSELEEALYRKKYTQRRQRLRRLKNAGRIVEIAGHPPPNPDPPPLLPPLPNATGALRRYTLNHDAPLPASPPANAARRLNLRWVFDKTLVLVEIGAFFAFLFLVFNFLDTRQELNQELAQLQNQQSQELALPTATPTPIIGVAILPGGHKPPIEGRPPEQGEAGTIPDHLLPIINAYVPPPIPTPGPEQARRIQIPTLNIDKPIVQGDDWEQLKKGVGQHIGSTQPGQTGNLVLSAHNDIYGEIFRHLDKLKRGDEIIISTERQSYRYIVRQIDVVLPTDVSVMAATTYPSVTLISCYPYLVNDKRIVVYADLAGPVGDTG, encoded by the coding sequence ATGGGTGACCGGCGCAAGGTCGATGAGTTGAGTCTATCCGAACTGGAAGAGGCGCTCTATCGCAAGAAATATACACAACGGCGGCAGCGGCTGCGGCGGTTGAAGAATGCCGGCAGAATCGTAGAAATCGCCGGTCATCCTCCCCCCAATCCCGATCCGCCTCCTCTGCTCCCCCCTCTCCCCAACGCCACCGGCGCGCTGCGTCGCTACACCCTCAATCACGACGCCCCCCTCCCCGCCTCCCCCCCTGCCAACGCCGCACGCCGCCTCAACTTGCGCTGGGTCTTCGACAAAACGTTGGTACTGGTGGAAATTGGCGCGTTTTTCGCCTTCCTCTTCCTCGTGTTCAACTTCCTGGACACACGCCAGGAGCTAAACCAGGAACTGGCGCAACTGCAAAACCAACAAAGCCAGGAACTCGCCCTCCCCACTGCCACGCCTACCCCTATCATTGGCGTCGCTATTCTACCCGGCGGTCACAAGCCCCCCATCGAAGGCCGACCTCCCGAACAGGGAGAGGCCGGCACGATTCCCGACCATCTACTGCCCATCATCAATGCTTACGTCCCACCGCCGATTCCCACCCCTGGGCCAGAACAAGCCCGCCGTATCCAGATTCCCACCTTAAACATCGACAAGCCCATTGTCCAGGGGGACGACTGGGAGCAATTGAAGAAAGGGGTCGGGCAACACATTGGTTCGACACAACCCGGGCAAACAGGCAATCTGGTGCTATCGGCGCACAATGACATCTATGGCGAAATTTTCCGCCATCTGGACAAGCTCAAACGAGGAGACGAAATCATCATCTCCACCGAACGGCAGTCTTATCGCTACATCGTGCGCCAGATTGACGTTGTCCTTCCCACAGACGTGTCGGTCATGGCCGCGACGACATACCCCAGTGTCACGCTCATTTCCTGTTATCCCTACTTGGTCAACGACAAGCGCATTGTCGTTTACGCCGACCTGGCTGGGCCGGTCGGCGACACTGGTTGA
- a CDS encoding methionyl-tRNA formyltransferase: MTTYRILFMGTPAFAVPALQALLATQQVVGVVTQPDRPAGRGQHMQPSPVKQAALAADVPIYQPKSLRPEAAAHPLRDWQPDAIVVAAFGQLLRPHVLDLPPLGCINVHASLLPRWRGASPIQHALLAGDAQTGVSLMRMDVGLDTGPVYVQKAIPIAPDETAATLHDRLAALGGQMLADNLGDILAGRLAATPQPDAGIAYAPMIKKEDGRLDWAQPAIMLERRVRAMTPWPGAFTTWRGKLLKVLRAGMVNAADVPAGIPGQARLIDGTIVVGTGVDGLALHQVQLAGKRPADMADFLRGHPDFAGSILE, translated from the coding sequence ATGACCACCTACCGCATCCTCTTCATGGGTACGCCCGCCTTCGCCGTGCCCGCCTTGCAAGCCCTTCTTGCTACCCAGCAAGTCGTCGGCGTCGTCACGCAGCCTGACCGCCCTGCCGGACGCGGCCAGCACATGCAACCCTCTCCCGTCAAACAGGCCGCCCTTGCCGCCGATGTGCCCATCTACCAGCCCAAATCGCTGCGCCCCGAAGCGGCGGCTCACCCTCTACGCGACTGGCAGCCGGACGCCATCGTCGTAGCCGCCTTTGGGCAGCTATTGCGCCCCCACGTTCTCGATTTGCCGCCGTTGGGCTGCATCAACGTCCATGCCTCCCTCCTCCCCCGCTGGCGCGGCGCATCGCCCATTCAGCACGCCCTCCTCGCCGGCGACGCGCAGACGGGCGTCAGCCTCATGCGCATGGACGTGGGCCTGGACACGGGACCGGTATACGTGCAGAAGGCCATCCCCATTGCCCCGGACGAGACGGCGGCCACCCTGCACGACCGGTTGGCGGCGTTGGGCGGGCAAATGCTGGCCGACAACCTGGGCGACATCCTCGCCGGGCGGCTGGCGGCCACGCCGCAGCCGGATGCCGGCATTGCCTACGCGCCCATGATCAAGAAAGAAGATGGTCGCCTGGATTGGGCGCAGCCGGCAATCATGCTGGAGCGGCGCGTGCGTGCCATGACGCCGTGGCCGGGGGCGTTCACCACCTGGCGCGGCAAATTGCTGAAGGTGCTGCGCGCCGGCATGGTCAATGCCGCCGATGTGCCTGCCGGCATTCCCGGGCAAGCGCGTTTGATTGACGGAACCATCGTTGTGGGCACGGGCGTGGATGGATTGGCGCTGCATCAGGTGCAGCTTGCCGGCAAACGCCCCGCCGACATGGCTGATTTTTTGCGCGGTCATCCCGATTTTGCCGGCAGTATCCTGGAATGA
- a CDS encoding methyltransferase domain-containing protein — MTTQDDQQLKSLPSTLYTEEYFLTACEGYDVFLESEGKHLSRRLDEAFAVAEVTPGMKLLDVGCGRGEIVRHCMRMGVEAHGMDYAEVAARMTLQAILDEKTSLMRAGKPHLRSSVCRADAKKLPFPDAYFDRVLMFDVVEHLYPWELHAAMLEVRRVLKPEGRFIIHTAPNRWYDQYAYPVVRAVRTLMGQGHNYPKDPRAITPVNQDVHVNEQDIRSMRQALTAAGFRARVWLDSPPQNRQENFLMAGLRRLAFDVPPFRWFFEREVFAVGTPDPSYQNTPKIGSFSGNEPI, encoded by the coding sequence ATGACGACACAAGACGATCAGCAACTGAAATCCCTCCCATCCACACTCTACACGGAAGAGTATTTCCTCACCGCCTGCGAGGGATACGATGTTTTTCTGGAATCGGAGGGGAAGCATCTTTCACGCCGCCTGGACGAGGCATTTGCCGTAGCGGAAGTGACTCCAGGGATGAAGCTGCTGGATGTGGGGTGCGGGCGCGGCGAGATTGTCCGCCATTGTATGCGCATGGGGGTAGAAGCGCACGGAATGGATTACGCAGAAGTGGCGGCGCGCATGACGCTGCAAGCGATCCTGGATGAGAAAACGTCGTTGATGCGCGCGGGCAAGCCTCATTTGCGCAGCAGCGTCTGCCGCGCCGATGCCAAGAAACTCCCCTTTCCCGATGCTTATTTCGACCGCGTGTTGATGTTCGACGTCGTGGAGCATCTCTATCCGTGGGAACTTCACGCGGCCATGTTGGAAGTGCGGCGCGTGCTGAAACCAGAAGGTCGCTTCATCATCCACACCGCGCCTAACCGGTGGTATGACCAATATGCTTATCCCGTGGTGCGCGCCGTACGCACCTTAATGGGGCAGGGACACAATTACCCCAAAGATCCGCGAGCGATCACGCCCGTGAATCAGGATGTGCACGTTAACGAACAAGATATACGCAGTATGCGACAGGCACTGACGGCGGCGGGGTTTCGCGCGCGTGTCTGGCTGGACTCGCCGCCGCAAAATCGGCAGGAGAATTTTTTGATGGCGGGGCTGCGTCGGCTTGCTTTTGACGTGCCGCCTTTCCGCTGGTTTTTTGAAAGGGAAGTGTTCGCCGTCGGCACACCGGATCCATCGTATCAGAACACCCCCAAGATTGGTTCATTCTCGGGGAATGAGCCAATCTGA
- a CDS encoding polymer-forming cytoskeletal protein: protein MMKRLSIVLVLLLLLALPGLALAAPTFTETVIPSDETVNKDLQVFSDNLTVEAGARVNGNVTVLGGNAEIAGIVNGDVTIMGGNLRLDGPVSGDLAVFGGNLTIGANASLEGDCVSLGGNITTEEGATISCAGTADFHLPFLNGTAGSAASGAGDGTHVRVNPSHTAGRIAGLLGRTLLMSGLAWVIATALVSHLQNMKRVAQERMAVSGVVGLLTTAAVASLGAIIAIISALLTLVCIGLLGFPILFIMAGVFALAGAIGWIVMGSILGERLLRNRPMKGDRLVNTTVAGTALLTFGLGVLQLLPIFLVVPILAGVTSFVVFSIGLGAVTLTLFGRQPYPAETIIVDNNKIDDVLTTLPPS from the coding sequence ATGATGAAACGACTAAGCATTGTATTGGTACTTTTGCTCCTGTTGGCCTTGCCAGGACTGGCGCTGGCGGCCCCCACCTTCACGGAAACGGTGATCCCGTCTGATGAGACGGTGAACAAGGACTTGCAGGTGTTTAGCGACAACCTGACGGTAGAGGCCGGGGCCAGGGTGAACGGGAATGTGACTGTTTTGGGTGGCAATGCGGAGATTGCCGGCATCGTCAACGGCGACGTGACCATCATGGGTGGCAACCTGCGTCTGGATGGTCCCGTTAGCGGCGACCTGGCTGTTTTTGGCGGTAATCTGACCATTGGCGCGAATGCCAGCCTCGAAGGCGACTGCGTTTCTTTGGGCGGCAACATCACCACGGAAGAAGGCGCGACCATCAGTTGTGCCGGCACAGCCGACTTTCACCTGCCCTTCCTCAACGGCACGGCCGGCTCCGCCGCTTCGGGAGCGGGTGATGGAACTCACGTGCGCGTGAACCCATCCCACACCGCCGGACGTATCGCCGGCCTCCTCGGGCGCACCCTGTTGATGAGTGGCCTTGCCTGGGTTATCGCTACTGCCTTGGTCTCCCACCTGCAAAACATGAAACGGGTCGCCCAGGAGCGCATGGCGGTCAGCGGCGTCGTCGGGTTGCTCACCACCGCGGCGGTAGCCTCCTTGGGAGCCATCATCGCCATCATCTCCGCGCTGCTGACGCTGGTCTGCATTGGCTTGCTCGGCTTCCCCATTCTGTTCATCATGGCCGGCGTCTTCGCCCTGGCGGGGGCGATTGGCTGGATCGTGATGGGCAGCATTCTCGGTGAACGTCTGCTGCGCAACCGGCCGATGAAGGGAGACAGGCTGGTGAATACGACCGTTGCCGGCACAGCCCTGCTCACATTCGGCCTCGGTGTCTTGCAACTGCTGCCCATCTTCCTTGTCGTGCCCATTCTGGCCGGCGTTACCAGCTTCGTCGTCTTCAGCATCGGCCTGGGCGCAGTCACGTTGACGCTATTTGGCCGCCAGCCCTATCCGGCGGAAACCATCATTGTTGACAATAACAAGATTGACGACGTGCTGACGACGCTGCCGCCTAGCTAA
- a CDS encoding sigma-70 family RNA polymerase sigma factor, giving the protein MNEEQLWLEQARLGDKVAFGKLVEAYQTPVYNLAYRMLNNAGEAEEAAQEAFIRAYTRLDSYNPAHKFSTWMLSITSNYCIDLIRKRRAVLLSIDEPLPAHPALQSDKAKAPERQVVVDEQQQLVQSLLAELPEDYRQAVVLRYWYEMSYEEIAETMQTTVSAIKSRLFRARRQLAEVGMAMGMSPEVEYA; this is encoded by the coding sequence GTGAACGAGGAACAACTCTGGCTGGAACAAGCCCGTTTGGGTGATAAGGTTGCGTTTGGCAAGCTGGTTGAAGCGTACCAGACACCCGTCTATAACCTGGCCTACCGCATGTTAAATAATGCTGGCGAGGCAGAGGAGGCGGCGCAAGAAGCGTTTATCCGCGCCTATACGCGGCTGGACAGCTACAATCCGGCGCACAAGTTCAGTACGTGGATGTTGTCCATCACGTCGAACTATTGCATTGACTTGATCCGCAAGCGGCGCGCTGTTCTCCTTTCCATTGACGAACCACTGCCTGCTCATCCGGCGCTGCAATCCGATAAGGCGAAGGCCCCGGAAAGGCAAGTGGTGGTTGATGAGCAACAGCAGTTGGTGCAGTCATTGTTAGCGGAACTGCCGGAGGATTACCGGCAAGCGGTCGTTCTCCGCTACTGGTATGAGATGTCTTACGAAGAGATTGCGGAAACGATGCAAACAACGGTCAGCGCCATCAAATCCCGCCTGTTTCGCGCCCGTCGTCAATTGGCGGAAGTTGGCATGGCTATGGGTATGTCGCCGGAAGTGGAGTATGCCTGA
- a CDS encoding DUF4013 domain-containing protein: protein MPALNRHLVDFRGKLPAQSGGNMDIGNAFTYFTEDPQWTTKMIIGGLIVLLSPFLLFLPMLLLLGYEVAITRNVLRGAERPLPDWEDWGQFLRDGLNVAVAKLVYSAPLWLLFCVGMGVSVLPALSANNQDVAAALGGIAGLTWILLSCVLILLGLAYALFSPVINLQYVRTGELAACFRFAEVWALLRENLNDVFMAGVGVILANMISSLVISISVVTICGPFILSLAGPVWIRIVSGQLVGQIAYKLNGKAAPMPVM, encoded by the coding sequence ATGCCGGCATTGAATCGCCATTTGGTGGATTTTCGCGGCAAACTGCCGGCACAATCGGGAGGAAACATGGATATTGGCAACGCTTTTACCTATTTTACAGAAGATCCGCAGTGGACGACAAAGATGATCATTGGGGGGTTGATTGTGCTGCTCTCTCCCTTTTTGTTGTTCTTGCCCATGCTGCTGCTCCTGGGGTATGAGGTGGCGATTACGCGCAATGTATTGCGCGGCGCGGAAAGACCGCTGCCTGATTGGGAAGATTGGGGGCAGTTTTTACGCGATGGGCTGAATGTAGCCGTGGCGAAACTGGTGTATTCGGCGCCGCTCTGGCTGTTGTTTTGCGTGGGTATGGGCGTATCGGTATTGCCGGCACTAAGCGCCAACAACCAGGATGTCGCCGCGGCACTGGGGGGCATTGCCGGCCTAACCTGGATACTGCTCTCCTGCGTTCTCATCCTTCTCGGCCTGGCTTACGCGCTGTTCAGCCCCGTCATCAACCTGCAATACGTCCGCACCGGAGAACTCGCCGCCTGTTTTCGCTTTGCCGAAGTCTGGGCGCTGCTGCGGGAGAATCTCAACGACGTGTTTATGGCCGGCGTGGGCGTCATCCTTGCCAACATGATCAGCAGCCTGGTTATTTCCATCTCCGTGGTGACCATCTGCGGCCCCTTCATCCTCAGCCTGGCGGGTCCGGTGTGGATTCGCATTGTCTCCGGGCAGCTTGTGGGGCAAATCGCCTACAAGCTCAACGGCAAGGCTGCCCCCATGCCAGTCATGTAG
- a CDS encoding class II aldolase/adducin family protein — protein sequence MRVDEGELRQEIVRVGQLMYSKGLIVAGDGNISARVAPNRLLITPSGLHKGLLSPDQLLLVDDSGAVVGPRYGAARGLRPTSELPMHLEAYRQRPEIGAVVHAHPPISVALSIAGISMTDCLLPEVIVFLGLIPTTAYATPSSVENARAIRRLIAHHDAIILQRHGSLTVGDTPLQAFMRLETVEQNARIGFMLAQLGVRNPLPPAEVEKLLAQRRQMGLSHPGEADAFCAVCGVCHAGTDHAPTMRSQTIASSLTSNLPPSADVEQVRALVTRLVRQTVGDSLS from the coding sequence ATGCGCGTGGATGAGGGTGAACTGCGCCAGGAGATTGTGCGCGTCGGTCAGTTGATGTACAGCAAAGGATTAATTGTCGCCGGCGATGGCAACATCTCCGCGCGCGTGGCCCCCAATCGCCTGCTGATTACGCCCTCCGGCCTGCACAAGGGGTTGCTATCACCGGACCAACTTTTGTTAGTGGACGACAGTGGCGCGGTGGTTGGACCGCGCTATGGCGCGGCGCGCGGGTTGCGTCCGACCAGTGAATTGCCAATGCACCTGGAGGCGTACCGCCAGCGCCCGGAGATTGGCGCGGTGGTTCATGCGCATCCGCCCATTTCCGTAGCTTTGTCGATTGCCGGCATTTCCATGACCGACTGTCTTTTGCCCGAAGTGATCGTCTTCCTCGGTCTCATCCCCACCACCGCCTACGCTACTCCTTCCAGCGTGGAAAATGCCCGTGCCATCCGTCGCCTGATCGCCCACCACGACGCTATTATTCTGCAGCGACACGGTTCCCTCACTGTGGGCGACACGCCTTTGCAGGCTTTTATGCGTCTGGAGACCGTAGAACAAAACGCGCGCATTGGCTTCATGCTGGCCCAATTGGGCGTGCGCAACCCTCTGCCCCCCGCCGAAGTGGAGAAACTGCTCGCGCAGCGGCGACAGATGGGTTTGAGTCATCCCGGCGAGGCAGATGCTTTCTGCGCGGTGTGTGGGGTCTGTCATGCCGGCACGGACCATGCCCCCACCATGCGCAGCCAGACCATCGCTTCGTCGCTTACCTCGAACCTGCCCCCGTCTGCGGACGTGGAACAGGTGCGGGCGCTTGTGACCCGCCTGGTGCGTCAAACCGTGGGCGACAGCCTTAGCTGA
- a CDS encoding glycerophosphodiester phosphodiesterase, with amino-acid sequence MRNLTAIQRFGRILLILIVLLSLAYLVARVLARSAPAHPWFTPRAGEHHPLVFAHQGGENLWPSNTMFAFDQAAALGVDVLDSDMHMTRDGVLVLMHDETVDRTTNGTGAIRDMTLAEIEQLDAGYNFSTDGGQTFPYRGQGLTVPTLEALFQAYPHMRFGIEIKQTDPTPTAQRFCALIRQYEMEDQVLVSSFRQENMDAFRATCPEVATSATEGEVRLFYVLFRLGLSDTITPPYYSFQVPERSGNIHILTPAFVAAAQRRGLTVQPWTINEVEDMRRILALAVDGINTDNPDRLLDLLK; translated from the coding sequence ATGCGTAATCTAACCGCCATACAACGCTTTGGTCGCATTCTCCTCATACTCATTGTCCTACTCTCCCTCGCCTACCTGGTCGCCCGCGTTCTGGCGCGGTCCGCGCCTGCCCACCCCTGGTTCACCCCGCGCGCGGGCGAACACCATCCGCTCGTCTTTGCCCACCAGGGGGGCGAAAACCTCTGGCCCAGCAACACCATGTTCGCCTTTGACCAAGCCGCCGCCCTGGGCGTGGATGTGCTGGACAGCGACATGCACATGACGCGGGATGGCGTGCTGGTGCTGATGCACGACGAGACGGTAGACCGCACCACCAATGGCACGGGGGCCATCCGCGACATGACGCTGGCGGAGATCGAACAGTTAGACGCAGGCTACAATTTTAGCACGGACGGCGGCCAGACCTTTCCCTATCGCGGACAAGGGCTGACGGTCCCTACGCTGGAGGCGCTGTTTCAGGCGTACCCGCACATGCGCTTTGGCATTGAGATCAAACAGACGGATCCCACGCCGACGGCCCAGCGGTTTTGCGCGCTCATTCGCCAATATGAGATGGAAGACCAGGTGTTGGTGAGCAGCTTCCGCCAGGAGAATATGGACGCATTCCGCGCGACGTGCCCGGAGGTGGCGACCTCCGCGACGGAGGGTGAGGTGCGCTTATTCTACGTGTTGTTTCGCCTGGGATTGAGCGACACGATAACGCCTCCTTATTATTCGTTCCAGGTCCCGGAGCGCAGCGGCAACATTCACATCCTCACGCCCGCGTTTGTGGCCGCGGCGCAGCGGCGCGGGCTGACGGTGCAGCCGTGGACGATCAACGAGGTGGAGGATATGCGACGCATTCTGGCTTTGGCGGTGGACGGGATCAACACAGACAACCCGGACAGGCTGCTGGATTTGTTAAAATAG